A window from Candidatus Tectomicrobia bacterium encodes these proteins:
- a CDS encoding ATP-binding cassette domain-containing protein, producing the protein MIRVEGLTKHYGNVPAIQDISFRVEKGEILGFLGPNGAGKSTTMRILTGFMPPTSGSAWVAEMDVAEHPLEVKRHIGYMPESNPLYLDMTVTAYLHHMAALKGVSGRARGEAVARVVDSCGLGNVASRIIGHLSKGYRQRVGLAQSLVNDPPVLILDEPTSGLDPAQIIEIRNLIRSLKGSRTIVLSTHILPEVSMVCDRVVVIHQGRVAAEGPIDALATGVQKEDILRVSAIGSAEALRAKLAAVPGVRQVSSLGASNGEVHFEVRAEQGREVRPDLAQAVPAASGRLTELRRERLTLEDLFVRIVSGEHKVEPKVDKESARA; encoded by the coding sequence TTGATTCGGGTTGAGGGACTGACCAAGCATTACGGAAATGTCCCCGCTATCCAGGACATCTCCTTTCGGGTGGAGAAGGGCGAGATTCTGGGCTTCCTCGGCCCGAACGGGGCCGGCAAGTCCACCACGATGCGGATTCTCACCGGGTTCATGCCTCCCACCTCGGGCTCGGCCTGGGTGGCGGAGATGGACGTGGCGGAGCATCCCCTCGAGGTGAAGCGTCACATCGGCTACATGCCCGAGAGCAATCCGCTCTATCTGGACATGACGGTGACGGCGTATCTGCATCACATGGCCGCCTTGAAGGGGGTGAGCGGCCGCGCCCGCGGCGAGGCGGTCGCCCGGGTCGTCGACAGCTGCGGCCTGGGGAACGTGGCTTCCCGCATCATCGGCCATCTCTCGAAGGGATACCGGCAGCGGGTGGGCCTGGCTCAGTCGCTGGTGAACGACCCGCCCGTCCTCATCCTGGACGAGCCCACCTCGGGCCTCGACCCGGCCCAGATCATCGAAATCCGGAACCTCATCCGTTCCCTCAAGGGAAGCCGAACCATCGTCCTCAGCACCCATATCCTCCCCGAGGTGAGCATGGTGTGCGACCGGGTGGTGGTCATCCATCAAGGCCGCGTCGCCGCCGAGGGGCCCATCGACGCCCTGGCGACAGGCGTCCAGAAGGAGGACATCCTCCGCGTGTCGGCGATCGGGAGCGCCGAGGCGCTCCGGGCCAAGCTGGCCGCGGTGCCCGGCGTCCGGCAGGTGAGCAGCCTCGGCGCATCGAACGGGGAAGTTCATTTCGAAGTGAGGGCCGAGCAGGGCCGGGAAGTCCGGCCGGACTTGGCCCAGGCCGTCCCGGCGGCGTCGGGCCGGCTCACCGAGCTGCGCCGAGAGCGCCTCACGCTGGAGGATCTCTTCGTCCGCATCGTGAGCGGCGAGCATAAGGTGGAGCCGAAGGTGGATAAGGAGAGCGCCCGTGCGTAA
- a CDS encoding NAD(+)/NADH kinase has protein sequence MASVGIIANPQSGKDIRRLVALASSFSNHEKVLILRRVLAGLEAAGVKEAWVFNDGDALGAAALDAGHRRRRGPMRARLLSFSLQGDGEDTARAAALMRERGAACIVVLGGDGTSRAASRGCGNVPLVPLSTGTNNAFPQHWEGTVAGLAAGLFALRPKAYAAQVRPSKRLRIRLGDATETALIDLAVVRGGYAGARAVWDVRRIESLFLTRCQPGGLGLSAIGASLDPIGPDDPEGLWVEFGGGGRRSARKVLSPIAPGLVVAAPVRCSRRVGVGESVSCTVAGERVLAFDGERERVMAAGESFVAVLERSGPRVVDAPAVLARAAARGALARPL, from the coding sequence TTGGCCAGCGTCGGCATCATCGCAAACCCCCAGTCGGGCAAGGACATCCGGCGGCTGGTGGCCCTGGCCAGTTCTTTCAGCAACCACGAAAAGGTCCTCATCCTCCGCCGTGTCCTGGCGGGCCTCGAGGCTGCCGGGGTGAAGGAAGCCTGGGTGTTTAACGACGGGGACGCCCTGGGCGCCGCCGCCCTGGACGCGGGCCACCGGCGGCGCCGGGGGCCTATGAGGGCGCGCCTGCTCTCGTTCTCCCTTCAAGGGGACGGTGAGGATACGGCGCGCGCCGCGGCGCTCATGCGGGAGAGGGGCGCCGCCTGCATCGTCGTGCTGGGGGGGGACGGGACGAGCCGGGCGGCCTCGCGGGGCTGCGGAAATGTGCCCTTGGTCCCTCTCTCGACGGGTACGAACAACGCTTTTCCGCAGCATTGGGAGGGGACGGTGGCGGGGCTCGCGGCCGGCCTCTTTGCCCTCCGCCCCAAGGCCTACGCGGCCCAGGTGCGGCCCTCCAAGCGCCTGCGCATCCGCCTGGGTGATGCCACCGAAACCGCCCTCATCGACCTGGCCGTGGTGAGGGGCGGCTACGCGGGCGCCCGCGCGGTGTGGGACGTGCGGCGCATCGAGTCGCTTTTCCTCACGCGGTGCCAGCCGGGCGGGCTGGGGCTCTCGGCCATCGGGGCGAGCCTGGACCCCATCGGCCCCGACGACCCCGAGGGGCTGTGGGTGGAATTCGGGGGCGGCGGACGGCGCTCCGCCAGAAAGGTGCTCTCCCCGATCGCTCCGGGGCTGGTGGTGGCCGCTCCGGTCCGGTGCAGCCGCCGCGTGGGGGTGGGGGAGAGCGTCTCCTGCACCGTGGCGGGCGAGCGGGTGCTCGCCTTCGACGGGGAGCGCGAGCGCGTGATGGCGGCGGGGGAGAGCTTTGTGGCGGTGCTGGAGCGGAGCGGCCCCCGGGTGGTGGATGCCCCCGCGGTGCTGGCCCGCGCGGCGGCCCGGGGAGCCCTTGCGAGGCCGCTGTGA
- a CDS encoding glycerate kinase yields MPRAAKRKPSSASLRREARAIYEAGLDAVRPEEAVGRALRVEKKGKNEVLVCGRTRMPLRPGGRIIVVGAGKASARMARAAEKILGNRIAGGTVVTSYGSAVPCRRIEIREAGHPTPDAAGVEAARLIGRWVDDAGRDDIVLCLISGGGSSLLPAPAEGLTLQDKQRVTASLLRAGAPIEALNCVRKHLSALKGGHLARRAAPARVLVLLISDVVGDSLDVIASGPACGDPTTFADARAYLERYGAWRTAPPRVRRRIEAGMAGRVPETPSPRDLPSSRVRNELLATNALALEAAAGQARRLGYRTLVLTRRLQGEAREAGAFLAAIAADIRSEGFPLRPPACLLAGGETTVTVRGEGRGGRCQELALAFAIRSGEAENIGLLAAGTDGRDGPTPAAGAFADRNIIKNAKNINVDPQKYLSNNDAFGFFRQVGGLLKTGPSGTNVMDLVVLLVP; encoded by the coding sequence ATGCCTCGCGCCGCGAAGCGGAAACCGAGTTCCGCCTCCCTCCGCCGCGAGGCCCGCGCCATCTACGAGGCGGGCCTGGACGCCGTCCGGCCGGAGGAGGCGGTAGGCCGCGCTTTGCGGGTGGAAAAAAAAGGCAAGAATGAAGTGCTCGTCTGCGGCCGCACCCGGATGCCCCTGCGCCCGGGCGGGCGCATCATCGTGGTGGGCGCGGGCAAGGCCAGCGCCCGAATGGCCCGCGCGGCCGAGAAGATTCTGGGCAACCGCATCGCCGGGGGGACCGTCGTCACCTCGTACGGGAGCGCCGTCCCCTGCCGCCGGATCGAGATCCGGGAGGCCGGTCATCCCACCCCGGACGCGGCCGGCGTCGAAGCCGCCCGGCTCATCGGGCGCTGGGTGGATGACGCGGGCCGGGATGATATCGTTCTCTGCCTCATCTCCGGCGGGGGCTCCTCCCTCCTGCCCGCCCCGGCCGAGGGGCTGACCCTTCAGGACAAGCAGAGAGTCACCGCCTCCTTGCTCCGGGCGGGCGCTCCCATCGAGGCGCTCAACTGCGTCCGGAAGCACCTCTCGGCCCTGAAAGGGGGGCATCTGGCCCGCCGGGCGGCCCCGGCCCGCGTCCTGGTGCTGCTCATCTCGGACGTGGTCGGGGATTCGCTGGATGTCATCGCCTCGGGCCCCGCCTGCGGCGACCCCACCACCTTCGCCGATGCCCGCGCCTATCTTGAGCGTTACGGGGCCTGGCGGACGGCCCCTCCCCGGGTGCGCCGGCGCATCGAGGCGGGGATGGCCGGACGGGTCCCCGAGACGCCCTCGCCGCGGGACCTCCCCTCCTCCCGGGTGCGGAACGAGCTCCTGGCGACCAACGCGCTTGCCCTCGAGGCCGCCGCCGGGCAGGCGCGGCGGCTGGGCTATCGGACCCTCGTCCTCACCCGCCGGCTTCAGGGCGAGGCCCGGGAGGCAGGGGCTTTCCTGGCGGCCATCGCCGCCGATATCCGCTCGGAAGGGTTCCCGTTGCGCCCCCCGGCTTGCCTGCTCGCGGGCGGGGAAACCACGGTCACGGTCCGGGGGGAGGGCCGGGGAGGACGTTGCCAGGAATTGGCCTTGGCTTTTGCCATCCGCTCCGGGGAAGCTGAAAATATAGGTCTTTTGGCCGCCGGGACGGACGGCCGAGACGGCCCCACCCCTGCGGCGGGGGCATTTGCCGATAGAAATATCATAAAAAATGCGAAAAATATTAACGTTGACCCTCAAAAGTACTTAAGCAATAATGACGCGTTCGGTTTTTTCAGGCAGGTAGGCGGGCTTTTAAAAACCGGACCAAGCGGTACGAATGTCATGGACCTCGTCGTGCTGCTGGTGCCATAA
- a CDS encoding DUF3047 domain-containing protein, producing the protein MTMLCARFTLAAVWISLLAFLHPASALDQSQNPTVRISNFHFENHQNGQGLPKDWTLKVWQGTPDVKIVREDGESILRLRSDKAAVSVYREVKLDLKRHPMLLWKWKVTKLPEKGDARESNRDDQAAGLYVFFPRFPTFVNSQLIGYIWDSNVPEGTVIQSKKNPLVHYIVVRSGGDDMNKWLIEERNVLEDYRRVFGQDPPDVGGVSVMIDSDDTRAEAESYFAHIEFNKTSASHLQPSPNRFVKFQQPELTLPK; encoded by the coding sequence GTGACCATGTTGTGCGCCCGCTTCACCCTCGCCGCGGTCTGGATATCGCTGCTGGCGTTCCTTCATCCCGCCTCAGCGCTCGACCAGAGCCAGAATCCCACCGTCCGGATTTCCAATTTTCATTTCGAGAACCACCAGAACGGCCAGGGCCTCCCCAAGGACTGGACCCTGAAAGTGTGGCAAGGGACGCCGGACGTGAAGATTGTCCGCGAGGACGGGGAATCCATCCTTCGCCTCCGCAGCGACAAGGCGGCCGTCTCGGTGTACCGCGAGGTCAAGCTGGACCTCAAGCGCCACCCCATGCTCCTCTGGAAATGGAAGGTCACCAAGCTCCCCGAGAAAGGGGATGCCCGCGAAAGCAACCGTGACGACCAGGCGGCGGGGCTGTATGTCTTCTTCCCCCGTTTCCCCACCTTCGTGAACAGCCAGCTCATCGGATACATCTGGGACTCCAACGTACCCGAGGGAACGGTCATTCAGAGCAAGAAGAACCCTCTCGTCCATTACATCGTCGTGCGCAGCGGCGGGGACGACATGAACAAGTGGCTGATCGAGGAGCGGAACGTCCTGGAGGATTACCGCCGGGTCTTCGGCCAGGACCCGCCCGACGTCGGCGGCGTTTCGGTCATGATCGATTCCGACGACACGCGGGCGGAGGCCGAGAGCTACTTCGCCCATATCGAATTCAACAAAACCAGCGCCAGCCACCTCCAGCCCTCGCCCAACCGGTTCGTCAAGTTCCAGCAGCCTGAACTGACCCTTCCCAAGTAG
- the pyk gene encoding pyruvate kinase codes for MPRTKIVCTLGPASRHTFTLRTMIRAGMNVARINFSHGTHAEHRAIIHKLRRLSAEEENPIAILADLAGPKFRLGKVRPGEILREGKRVRIVSHSLIGTSDRLSLNRADLIPQLVKGHRLMIWDGKLQLEVVAPGKEEALCRIVVGGALKDNAGVNLPDTNLDIPSLTEKDLKDIAFGVKEGVDFFGLSFVRTKADVDLCRKEIAARQGSVPIIAKMEMREAVENLSEIIDAADGVMVARGDLGIEIPLERVPMVQKSMIAAANELGKPVITATEMLLSMVSSARPTRAEAGDVANAILDGTDAVMLSEETAMGRNPAAVIRTMVRIAEVTEEGMAQSGPRWVRRSDLRMHGLPHAIAHTAALLADELGAGIIICPTDSGDTPRRVALHRPRQKVLALSVSERTVRRLALSWGVIPWKIPRRLAPDRILGEFRKRIIEEKLAKPGDYAILTAGFPFGVKDAKGRLLQTEVL; via the coding sequence ATGCCCCGCACCAAGATCGTCTGCACCCTCGGGCCGGCCAGCCGCCACACCTTCACCCTCCGCACCATGATTCGCGCCGGAATGAACGTCGCCCGCATCAATTTCTCCCACGGGACCCACGCCGAGCACCGGGCCATCATCCACAAGCTCCGGCGCCTGTCCGCCGAAGAGGAAAACCCCATCGCCATCCTGGCCGATCTGGCGGGGCCGAAGTTCCGCCTGGGCAAGGTGCGTCCGGGGGAAATCCTCCGCGAGGGGAAGCGCGTCCGCATCGTCTCCCATTCCCTCATCGGCACGTCCGACCGGCTCTCCCTCAACCGCGCCGACCTGATTCCGCAACTCGTCAAGGGCCACCGGCTGATGATCTGGGACGGGAAGCTTCAGCTCGAGGTGGTGGCTCCGGGCAAGGAGGAGGCGCTCTGCCGCATCGTCGTGGGAGGCGCCCTCAAGGACAACGCGGGCGTGAATCTGCCGGATACCAACCTCGACATCCCTTCCCTCACCGAAAAGGATCTCAAGGACATCGCTTTTGGCGTCAAGGAAGGGGTGGACTTCTTCGGCCTCTCCTTCGTCCGGACGAAGGCCGACGTGGATCTATGCCGCAAGGAGATCGCGGCCCGCCAGGGCTCGGTGCCCATCATCGCCAAGATGGAGATGCGCGAGGCGGTGGAGAATCTCTCGGAGATCATCGATGCCGCCGACGGCGTCATGGTCGCCCGGGGCGACCTCGGCATCGAGATTCCTCTCGAGCGCGTCCCCATGGTTCAGAAGAGCATGATCGCCGCCGCCAACGAGCTGGGAAAACCCGTCATCACGGCGACGGAGATGCTCCTGTCCATGGTTTCCTCCGCCCGGCCCACCCGGGCCGAGGCCGGGGACGTGGCCAACGCCATCCTGGACGGGACCGACGCCGTCATGCTGAGCGAGGAGACGGCGATGGGCCGCAACCCGGCCGCCGTCATCCGGACGATGGTGCGCATCGCCGAGGTGACGGAGGAGGGGATGGCCCAGAGCGGGCCCCGCTGGGTGCGCCGGTCGGACCTGCGCATGCACGGGCTGCCTCACGCCATCGCCCATACGGCGGCGCTGCTGGCCGACGAGCTTGGCGCCGGTATCATCATCTGCCCCACGGATTCGGGCGATACGCCGCGCCGGGTGGCTCTCCACCGCCCCCGCCAGAAAGTGCTGGCCCTCAGCGTCTCCGAGCGCACGGTGCGGCGCCTGGCCTTGTCGTGGGGGGTCATCCCCTGGAAAATCCCGCGCCGCCTGGCCCCGGATCGGATTCTGGGGGAGTTCCGGAAGCGGATCATCGAAGAGAAACTGGCCAAGCCGGGGGACTACGCCATCCTCACGGCGGGCTTCCCCTTCGGGGTCAAGGACGCGAAAGGCCGCCTGCTCCAGACCGAGGTGCTTTAA
- a CDS encoding ROK family protein → MAGGTRAEGALLGIDLGGTQVKAARFSPSGEREAVARADSPAREDAGAILEALLAAARELFPDGGPAGIGIGVAGVLDIEEGRIIQSPNLPALSAYPLRNRLQSALGGVPIRMMNDANAAALGEFHAGAGLPFRSMVLLTLGTGVGGGIVFDGKIWEGAAGVAGEVGHMCIQAGGPLCSCGARGCLEACVSGWALVREAKIIASRNPASPIASMTDLTPKRLAELALAGDADVRALWEKCGRMLGIGIANLMNLLNPEAIILAGGLAQAGPLLLDPARKAWEMQAFRRAYVSSQVLPASLGEWAGVRGAIQPFLS, encoded by the coding sequence ATGGCGGGCGGAACACGCGCGGAAGGAGCCCTTCTCGGCATCGACCTGGGGGGCACCCAGGTCAAGGCCGCCCGCTTCTCCCCCTCGGGCGAGCGCGAGGCGGTGGCCCGGGCGGATTCGCCCGCCCGGGAGGATGCTGGGGCCATCCTCGAGGCCCTGCTGGCCGCCGCCCGGGAGCTTTTCCCCGATGGCGGTCCCGCCGGCATCGGAATCGGAGTGGCCGGGGTTCTGGACATCGAGGAAGGGCGGATCATCCAGTCCCCGAACCTGCCCGCGCTCTCCGCCTACCCGCTCCGAAACCGGCTGCAGTCCGCACTGGGCGGCGTCCCCATCCGAATGATGAACGACGCCAACGCCGCCGCCCTGGGCGAATTCCACGCGGGAGCCGGCCTTCCCTTCCGTAGCATGGTTCTCCTGACTCTCGGGACGGGGGTGGGCGGCGGCATCGTGTTCGACGGGAAAATATGGGAGGGCGCGGCCGGAGTGGCGGGCGAGGTGGGCCACATGTGCATCCAGGCCGGCGGGCCCCTATGCTCCTGCGGCGCGAGGGGGTGCCTGGAAGCCTGCGTCTCCGGCTGGGCCCTCGTCCGCGAGGCCAAGATCATCGCCTCCCGCAATCCGGCCTCGCCCATCGCCTCCATGACCGACCTCACCCCCAAGCGCCTGGCCGAGCTGGCCCTGGCCGGAGATGCGGACGTCCGGGCCTTGTGGGAGAAATGCGGCCGGATGCTCGGCATCGGCATCGCCAACCTCATGAACCTCCTCAACCCGGAGGCCATCATCCTCGCGGGCGGCCTTGCCCAGGCCGGCCCGCTCCTGCTCGATCCGGCCCGGAAGGCCTGGGAGATGCAGGCCTTCCGGCGCGCCTACGTCTCGAGCCAGGTGCTTCCGGCGTCGCTGGGGGAATGGGCGGGGGTTCGCGGCGCCATACAGCCATTCCTGTCATGA
- a CDS encoding DUF3108 domain-containing protein — translation MHPFRSGERLAYQVRWLGIPVLTTELAVEGPVEWQGERVLRYRLRLDSIGLLHRLYPVRDRAVSLADSETLASRRADIRQKEGFRYRSHKWLLFGKDHVLYGREEKTPVRHDAPEGVLDALAALYKIRAEALRPGSEIELSVFDRKRTRRVKVRVTQADRLDSLWGPIRTLRIEPEFEDESLNRKGRAWIWVTADEARVPVRIESKTFVGSFVAHLIETHGLRGGPLASPPQKALSAWRPSTEVVPENEGDTSERLKQFLNRKQK, via the coding sequence GTGCATCCCTTTCGGAGCGGCGAGCGCCTCGCCTATCAGGTCCGCTGGCTGGGGATTCCGGTCCTCACGACGGAGCTGGCAGTGGAAGGGCCCGTCGAATGGCAGGGGGAGCGTGTGCTCCGCTACCGGCTCCGCCTGGACTCAATCGGCCTCCTGCACCGCCTCTACCCGGTGCGGGACCGGGCGGTGAGCCTGGCGGATTCCGAAACCCTGGCCAGCCGGCGCGCCGACATCCGCCAGAAGGAGGGCTTCCGCTACCGGAGCCACAAATGGCTGCTTTTCGGGAAGGATCACGTGCTGTACGGGCGAGAGGAGAAGACTCCGGTCCGCCACGATGCGCCCGAGGGCGTACTGGACGCGTTGGCGGCGCTCTACAAAATCCGGGCCGAGGCGCTGAGGCCGGGCAGCGAGATTGAGCTGTCCGTATTCGACCGGAAGCGCACCCGGCGGGTGAAGGTGCGCGTCACGCAGGCCGACCGCCTCGACTCCCTCTGGGGGCCGATCCGCACCCTCCGCATCGAGCCCGAATTCGAGGATGAATCCCTCAATCGCAAGGGTCGCGCCTGGATCTGGGTGACCGCCGACGAAGCCCGGGTGCCCGTCCGCATCGAGAGCAAGACCTTCGTCGGCTCCTTCGTCGCCCATCTAATCGAGACCCATGGGCTTCGCGGTGGGCCGCTGGCCTCGCCCCCTCAGAAAGCGCTCTCTGCCTGGCGCCCCTCCACCGAAGTGGTACCCGAAAACGAAGGCGACACTTCCGAAAGGCTAAAGCAATTTCTGAATCGAAAGCAGAAATAA
- a CDS encoding metal-dependent transcriptional regulator yields MPAPRLRVARDLSPSLEHYLRAIYDLELEKGYARVTDIAERLGVAKPAVSVALRSLRGSGLVDHRAYESVHLTEDGKQRAKGVSGKFSILHHFLIEVLGVREEQAFMDACLMEHYVSPTTMDRLLDLLRFFEREDKQEILEAFRAYRRSCESDDSCPTCSFHCDIVVQGSDERGKQE; encoded by the coding sequence ATGCCTGCTCCCCGCCTTCGCGTGGCGCGCGACCTCTCCCCCAGCTTGGAGCACTACCTGCGGGCCATCTACGACCTGGAACTGGAAAAAGGCTACGCCCGCGTCACCGACATCGCCGAGCGGCTGGGCGTGGCCAAGCCCGCCGTATCCGTCGCCCTCCGCTCCCTGCGCGGCTCCGGGCTGGTGGACCACCGGGCGTACGAAAGCGTCCACCTCACCGAGGATGGAAAGCAGCGGGCCAAGGGGGTGTCGGGCAAGTTCTCCATCCTCCACCATTTCCTCATTGAAGTCCTGGGGGTGCGCGAGGAACAGGCTTTCATGGACGCCTGCCTGATGGAGCACTACGTCAGCCCCACCACGATGGACCGCCTGCTGGACCTCCTCCGCTTCTTCGAGCGGGAGGACAAGCAGGAGATCCTCGAGGCCTTCCGCGCCTACCGCAGAAGCTGCGAGAGCGACGACTCCTGCCCGACCTGCTCGTTCCATTGCGATATCGTGGTGCAGGGATCGGACGAGCGAGGAAAGCAAGAATGA
- the hemP gene encoding hemin uptake protein HemP, whose amino-acid sequence MAGGKPVIEASELFGGASSLIIRHEGAEYCLERTRSGKLLLKK is encoded by the coding sequence ATGGCGGGCGGGAAGCCCGTGATCGAGGCGAGCGAGCTCTTCGGCGGCGCCTCCTCCCTCATCATCCGTCACGAGGGGGCCGAGTATTGCCTGGAGCGCACCCGGAGCGGAAAGCTGCTCCTGAAGAAATAG
- a CDS encoding Fe(3+) ABC transporter substrate-binding protein, which produces MKKWVCLPLIGFLSLALSGAAFWPAAAEAAGEVNLYSYRQPFLIKPLLDEFTKRTGIKVNVVFADKGVIEQIKARPGAADAVLTEDFGRLHDLQTANLLEPVRSRTLEANVPSKYRHPDGLWYGLTVRGRVLWVSKDRVKPGEIGSYEDLTDPKWKGRICTRSGKHVYNLLLLASIIAHKGEVAAKEWLEGLRANLAQKPQGNDRSQAKSIQAGQCDVALGNTYYVGKMLTEKKNPEQKQWAEAIRLVFPNQKDRGTHVNVSGAGLVKGVKNRENAVKLIEFLSGDFAQKLYADQNYEYPVKPGVPLNDLLKSWGEFKADDINLAKLAEHRVAASRLVDRVNFDNPSIRN; this is translated from the coding sequence ATGAAGAAGTGGGTATGCCTGCCCCTGATCGGATTCTTGTCCCTGGCGCTGAGCGGCGCCGCCTTCTGGCCGGCCGCGGCCGAAGCCGCCGGAGAGGTGAACCTTTACTCCTACCGCCAGCCGTTCCTCATCAAGCCCCTCCTGGACGAGTTCACCAAACGGACCGGGATCAAGGTGAACGTCGTGTTCGCCGACAAGGGCGTCATCGAGCAAATCAAGGCCCGGCCCGGGGCGGCGGACGCCGTCCTGACGGAGGATTTCGGCCGCCTGCACGACCTGCAGACGGCGAATCTGCTGGAGCCGGTCCGCTCGAGGACCCTCGAAGCGAACGTCCCGTCCAAGTACCGCCACCCGGACGGCCTCTGGTACGGCCTCACCGTGCGCGGGCGCGTCCTTTGGGTGAGCAAGGACCGGGTGAAGCCGGGCGAGATCGGAAGCTATGAGGACTTGACGGATCCGAAGTGGAAAGGCCGCATCTGCACCCGCTCCGGAAAGCACGTCTACAATCTCCTCCTGCTGGCCTCCATCATCGCCCATAAGGGCGAGGTGGCCGCCAAGGAGTGGCTGGAGGGGCTGAGGGCCAATCTGGCCCAGAAGCCCCAGGGCAACGACCGCTCCCAGGCCAAGTCCATTCAGGCAGGCCAGTGCGACGTGGCGCTCGGGAACACCTACTACGTCGGCAAGATGCTGACGGAGAAGAAGAACCCCGAACAGAAGCAGTGGGCGGAGGCCATCCGCTTGGTGTTTCCGAATCAGAAGGACCGGGGCACGCACGTGAACGTGAGCGGCGCCGGCCTGGTCAAGGGGGTCAAGAACCGGGAGAACGCCGTCAAGCTCATCGAGTTCCTGAGCGGCGACTTCGCGCAGAAGCTCTACGCCGACCAGAACTACGAGTACCCGGTCAAGCCGGGTGTCCCGTTGAACGACTTGCTGAAGTCGTGGGGCGAGTTCAAGGCCGACGACATCAATCTGGCGAAGCTCGCCGAGCACCGGGTGGCGGCCTCCCGGCTGGTGGACCGGGTCAACTTCGACAATCCGAGCATACGGAATTGA